A single Fusarium oxysporum Fo47 chromosome IV, complete sequence DNA region contains:
- a CDS encoding Spc98 family-domain-containing protein, translating into MAESKEDLGAVFTIPDFWEPSKFLHQLDGDPQAQNPFFSPRLREDIKSELVQLGQVSVEQSGFFKLPSQLELQGKPEPEPGVTASTNNIQASTESLADPEIDDDIWAHTDEPEEKTPEHRTWDSFISGTPAGQQQPLVTEAGATVYDALLGWSVDPLELKSSEVPVVDIKAYFSSLLALALGQESIFYSKQEKGRTFAPAIPSMRVTGYSKDVLQGLEKQCHRCGSMLFELRSFVNSTYAKRTSKCGVALAGVLDQILKDVQRHVALHRQTPRSLLELQSTVKGMLAILIPFQRLASKFRKGYEDQHVLSQVFHEAYSVDYGEEQLRGIMREVLQRVSSPWIEFLEEWIGTRQEKGIPLTKANVGASKGFVKVDTEKYTDDFGQEVEDIDFLLDETKMPHFMPYDIAKSIFETGKNLRFIRECHPEHPLASSGIVSATDPPKVSWLYDWNAIENLEKRVAKYHEDLLGAIRDCSFQDRVNSESNELTIGSEIANPFFREDPTSETGLLNTLTARMDEPLPDDVSKEDTLSQILRERLTQSATRKSQSPTNGFDFTPHPSLLPVLSFGSIASAQSEVVNQESLRLLFNNHDLRGHLKMHRDFHLFGNGMFVSRLSHALFDPDLETAERQAGVARQGGVMGLRLGGRDTWPPASSELRLALMGVLAESFDSDNEFAKEKLASISRDASELPGDMSFAVRDLSQEEIDKCMNPDSLEALDFLRLSYKPPAALSSIITPVILTQYDRVFKLLLRIMRMVYVVNQLFLDVNARTSRWNDPEDISYRFTREAHHFVSGITSFFMDAGVAIPWEAFEAKLDKIEADLKNPSTAKSTADKVESPDRLREFHSRVLDRVMLSLFLRKRQQPVLNLLEEIFGAVLEYAKFSRIKALGKNQTTDPRELEELQRLYSNFKKKVQIFMTVCRALTEKSRSTSNKVSDDLGLKQEGIGEDHMVAQLLLKLDMGHYYTKH; encoded by the exons ATGGCTGAATCCAAGGAAGACCTGGGGGCTGTATTCACTATACCTGACTTTTGGGAACCGTCGAAATTCCTGCATCAATTAGATGGTGACCCACAAGCTCAGAAtcccttcttttctcctAGGCTTAGAG aagatataaaatCGGAGCTTGTCCAGCTTGGCCAAGTGTCAGTAGAGCAAAGTGGCTTCTTCAAGTTACCGTCccagcttgagcttcaaggcaagccagagccagaaccAGGAGTAACTGCGTCTACCAACAACATCCAAGCCTCCACGGAAAGTCTAGCTGATCCGGAAATTGATGATGACATCTGGGCGCACACCGATGAGCCAGAAGAGAAGACACCAGAACATAGGACTTGGGACAGCTTCATCTCAGGTACGCCGGCTGGCCAACAACAGCCCTTGGTGACGGAAGCTGGAGCCACCGTCTACGATGCCTTACTAGGTTGGTCCGTCGACCCTCTTGAACTGAAAAGTTCCGAGGTCCCTGTTGTCGATATCAAAGCCTACTTTTCTTCATTGCTTGCTCTGGCTCTTGGTCAAGAATCGATCTTCTACTCCAAGCAGGAGAAAGGTCGCACTTTTGCACCAGCGATTCCCAGCATGCGGGTCACAGGGTATTCCAAAGATGTACTCCAGGGTCTAGAAAAACAATGTCACCGCTGCGGATCAATGTTGTTCGAATTGCGGTCCTTTGTCAATTCTACTTATGCAAAGCGCACGTCCAAATGCGGCGTTGCTTTGGCTGGTGTGCTTGATCAAATCCTTAAGGACGTTCAGCGACATGTCGCGCTCCATAGGCAGACGCCACGATCGCTTTTGGAGCTCCAATCAACAGTCAAAGGAATGCTTGCGATTCTGATACCATTTCAAAGACTTGCTTCCAAATTCCGCAAAGGTTACGAAGACCAACATGTTCTCTCCCAGGTATTCCATGAAGCATACTCAGTCGACTACGGCGAAGAACAGCTTCGAGGCATCATGCGTGAAGTTTTACAGAGAGTCTCTTCGCCTTGGATCGAGTTCTTGGAAGAATGGATCGGTACCAGGCAAGAGAAAGGGATTCCCTTGACCAAAGCCAATGTTGGAGCGAGCAAAGGCTTCGTCAAAGTCGACACAGAAAAATATACGGATGATTTCGGGCAGGAAGTTGAGGACATTGACTTTCTCTTGGACGAGACCAAAATGCCCCATTTCATGCCCTACGATATTGCCAAGTCTATTTTTGAGACAGGCAAGAATCTGCGGTTCATTAGGGAATGCCATCCCGAGCACCCCTTGGCTTCATCAGGTATCGTCAGTGCGACTGATCCCCCAAAGGTTAGCTGGCTTTACGACTGGAACGCCATCGAGAACCTTGAGAAACGTGTAGCCAAGTATCACGAAGATCTCTTAGGGGCAATCCGCGACTGTTCATTCCAAGACAGAGTCAACTCGGAAAGCAATGAACTCACGATTGGTTCTGAGATCGCAAACCCGTTCTTTCGTGAAGACCCCACGTCAGAAACAGGGCTCTTGAATACTCTTACGGCGCGTATGGATGAGCCCTTGCCTGATGATGTGAGCAAAGAGGATACATTGAGCCAAATCTTGCGTGAACGTCTTACACAGTCTGCTACCCGCAAGTCTCAATCTCCTACCAATGGCTTCGACTTCACGCCTCATCCATCACTTCTTCCCGTGCTTTCGTTTGGGAGTATTGCTTCCGCGCAATCTGAGGTTGTTAATCAGGAAAGTCTGAGGCTGCTGTTTAATAACCATGATTTACGTGGTCACCTGAAGATGCACCGTGATTTCCACCTCTTTGGTAACGGCATGTTCGTAAGCCGCTTGTCCCATGCCCTATTCGACCCAGATCTAGAAACAGCCGAAAGACAGGCTGGAGTTGCACGACAAGGAGGTGTCATGGGTCTTCGTCTCGGAGGTCGAGATACTTGGCCACCAGCGAGCTCGGAATTACGTCTAGCTCTTATGGGCGTTCTAGCCGAGAGCTTCGATTCAGACAACGAGTTCGCTAAGGAAAAGCTGGCCAGTATATCGAGGGATGCATCTGAGCTCCCAGGAGACATGAGTTTTGCTGTTCGAGATTTGTCGCAGGAAGAGATCGACAAGTGCATGAACCCAGACTCCTTGGAAGCTCTTGACTTTTTACGATTGTCCTACAAGCCCCCTGCGGCATTAtccagcatcatcacccCTGTGATTTTGACGCAGTACGATCGAGTCTTTAAGCTGTTGCTAAGAATCATGAGGATGGTTTATGTCGTCAACCAATTGTTCCTAGATGTTAATGCTAGAACCAGTCGCTGGAACGACCCCGAGGACATTTCCTACCGATTCACTCGAGAGGCCCACCATTTCGTCTCCGGCATCACCTCGTTCTTCATGGATGCTGGGGTCGCCATTCCTTGGGAAGCATTTGAGGCTAAACTAGACAAAATCGAAGCCGACTTGAAGAACCCCTCGACAGCCAAGAGTACAGCAGATAAGGTTGAGAGTCCTGATAGACTACGAGAGTTTCACTCCCGAGTGCTTGATCGAGTCAtgctttctctttttctccGGAAACGACAGCAGCCAGTGCTGAATTTGCTCGAAGAAATCTTTGGTGCAGTTCTGGAATATGCCAAGTTTTCACGAATCAAGGCTCTTGGAAAGAACCAGACTACCGACCCAAGAGAATTGGAAGAATTACAGCGTTTGTATAgcaacttcaagaagaaAGTGCAAATCTTCATGACTGTCTGTCGAGCCTTGACCGAAAAGAGTCGATCAACAAGTAATAAGGTCTCTGACGATTTGGGTTTGAAACAGGAGGGTATTGGTGAGGACCATATGGTCGCTCAACTACTGTTAAAGCTCGATATGGGACACTACTACACGAAACACTAG
- a CDS encoding chromatin modification-related protein EAF7-domain-containing protein has product MAPRKRARASTQTVATPTPARDDDAMDVDTPQTGDNEGSSETKEQQPDNNYNDLWTDDQVASLFKGVIRWKPAGMHKHFRMIAISEHLRNHGFDPDFYQHTRIPYIWQKLRTYYNLEVIDERENFDDDESEYNEFSLPRAQFFDAMMARAAADPSEAPTSPPQLELSPAPSPAKKRKRGDTKTRGTSVEDTEEGTDAPSPAPKSKRGASRQKKKATPAKAEKQEKAETTEEEEEEEEEGESEEEESESSSSEEEESAEESETQVSKSTRGAKKGQKAKTTKAKARPKRRR; this is encoded by the exons ATGGCGCCGAGGAAGCGCGCTCGGGCTAGCACCCAAACTGTTGCGACACCAACTCCTGCGCGAGATGACGATGCAATGGACGTTGACACTCCCCAGACTGGTGATAATGAAGGTTCTAGCGAGACAAAGGAGCAACAGCCAGACAATAACTACAATGATCTTTGGACGGATGATCAAGTGGCTTCATTATTCAAGGGTGTCATTCGCTGGAAACCAGCTG GCATGCACAAGCACTTCCGAATGATAGCAATTTCGGAGCACTTGCGGAACCATGGTTTCGACCCTGATTTTTACCAACACACACGCATTCCGTATATTTGGCAAAAGCTCCGAACATACTACAATCTTGAGGTCATTGATGAAAGAGAGAACTtcgacgatgacgagagcGAATACAACGAGTTCTCTTTGCCAAGAGCGCAATTCTttgatgccatgatggcCCGAGCCGCAGCCGACCCCAGCGAAGctccaacatcaccaccCCAGCTCGAACTTTCTCCGGCACCTTCACCCgccaagaagcgcaagcgaGGTGATACGAAAACAAGAGGCACATCGGTAGAAGATACGGAGGAGGGTACAGATGCCCCATCACCAGCGCCCAAGTCCAAACGAGGCGCTTCGCGACAAAAGAAGAAAGCGACCCCggccaaggctgagaagcaagaaaagGCCGAGACcacagaagaggaagaagaagaggaggaggaaggggagagcgaagaagaagaaagcgaGAGCTCTTCTagtgaggaagaagagagtgCTGAAGAGAGCGAAACACAAGTATCAAAGTCCACACGAGGTGCCAAGAAGGGCCAAAAGGCTAAGACTACTAAAGCAAAGGCAAGACCAAAAAGGAGACGTTAA
- a CDS encoding DASH complex subunit Ask1-domain-containing protein, with protein sequence MSRQSVAARNLSLTEELERLEQSITLTLQEIDHNFSKSHRIVTTSILPLVEQYGEHSRAVWEASKFWKQFFEASANVSLSGYEELANDDESENVEESTAMREDITEEYTSQHHEDVTATTGIEQSTFQADDSLLDDAELTGSTPRPGKTKTRFSDMESPYEAMKREMEGEENNTTVLDDNEDSTVLFAQHTARLPDMSMTPQAQRDHTMTGEQSVQPHKDPLLHRVLDKNYRIQATPHKPALRISPLKSAQPKSAQRKMDAPAWNDSPGSSPEMAVPTLRSEVFMSPYKSNARQRLAAATQGPRTPGVSVQTPATARKTRDVFADDTVTATGKEKYEIDWDSDEGDEDIDLYAGMSPPKTIQFALPPSKLLQTPAREASQRIVGDILLDAGADPNSSEYSPSMVKMNEDILNDSF encoded by the exons ATGTCGCGACAAAGCGTAGCAGCGCGCAACCTGTCTCTAACTGAAGAGCTTGAAAGACTAGAGCAATCGATCACTCTGACTCTTCAAG AAATCGATCACAACTTTAGCAAGTCGCATCGCATAGTAACAACAAGCATTCTACCACTAGTAGAACAGTATGGAGAACACTCTCGCGCTGTTTGGGAAGCTTCAAAG TTCTGGAAGCAATTTTTCGAGGCATCGGCCAACGTATCTCTCTCCGGTTATGAAGAGCTCGCCAACGACGACGAAAGCGAAAACGTGGAAGAAAGCACCGCTATGAGGGAAGATATAACAGAAGAATACACATCTCAGCATCACGAAGATGTCACTGCCACAACTGGCATCGAGCAATCTACCTTCCAAGCCGATGACTCCCtccttgatgatgctgagctCACGGGAAGCACGCCCCGGCCTGGAAAGACGAAGACACGATTTTCTGATATGGAATCTCCCTACGAAGCCATGAAACGCGAGAtggaaggagaagaaaacaaCACCACAGTCCTAGACGATAACGAGGACTCGACTGTCTTGTTCGCCCAACACACCGCTAGACTCCCCGATATGTCAATGACTCCGCAGGCCCAGCGCGACCACACAATGACCGGCGAGCAGTCTGTTCAGCCTCATAAGGATCCTTTGCTTCACCGTGTACTCGACAAGAACTATCGCATTCAGGCAACTCCACACAAGCCTGCCCTTCGCATCTCTCCACTCAAGAGCGCCCAACCTAAGAGCGCACAACGCAAGATGGATGCCCCCGCATGGAACGACTCACCAGGATCCTCGCCCGAGATGGCAGTGCCGACTCTACGCAGCGAAGTTTTTATGTCGCCCTACAAAAGTAACGCTCGACAACGTCTTGCGGCGGCAACGCAGGGTCCTCGAACACCTGGTGTTAGTGTTCAGACGCCAGCGACAGCACGAAAGACGCGGGACGTCTTCGCTGATGACACTGTCACAGCCACTGGAAAGGAGAAGTATGAGATCGACTGGGATAgtgatgaaggagatgaggatATCGATTTATATGCAGGCATGAGCCCGCCCAAGACGATACAGTTCGCGCTGCCTCCTTCGAAGCTCTTGCAAACACCTG CACGTGAAGCCAGCCAAAGAATTGTTGGTGACATTCTACTGGATGCTGGGGCCGATCCGAATTCGTCCGAATACAGCCCCTCTatggtgaagatgaacgAAGATATTTTGAACGATAGTTTCTAA